The genomic interval TTGGAACATGCAGATGAAAAATACATGGCCACAGGGTTGTTGTTTTTCTTTTCCATGCCTTGAGACGCATTGGGTAGCAACCTTGACATTTCTTtagcacttttttaaaaaagtatataAAAGACAGAGTTGCTAGTTCACCATTCAACCCAACAtggatgccactatgccactatGCCAGCTGAAGGGTGACCTTAAAATTCCCGAAAGTGCTCCAGAGGAAAGTGTAAAAATTGATGCCACAGTTTAACATTTAATGGCAACGTGGTGGTGTAGCTAAATTTTCTTCAACCAATAACCAATAtacaatggggaatggtgaaaaaactaaaggaaaaaaaaagggagTAGAGTCCATAAATCTGCAAtattttcatcttttacagtAATGTATGATTACATCAAGTACAAGAACACATCACTTTCTTTTAAATGATTCTTCCTTTTTTATATACAAGGAAAAAGCAGGTCAAGTTTAAAATGTATACAAGAATGCTTAAAATACTTTGGTTATATACTAGCAATACTTTGAAATCAATACATTCAGGATATTAAATCTTAGCTACAAAAAACATCTTACTTCAGATGACTATTTCCAGTAGTTTAATGATAATATATACTACAATAGGAAAATAGCAGTCTGTGGTTAAGATGTTCACACATGACTCTTGTTCATTTTTACATTCCCATCTGTATTTCAGCATAGTTATAGAAATTGTCCACATCTTGGGAAGCTGAAGATTTGTTTTCAGAAACAAACAcctgttatataaaaaaaacacaaaagtagACAATTGGAAATCACATCCATGAGGCATGCAATAACAATCAAATATCAGCTGCTTTCAATAGGATAATACCTTTTAATTTACATGACAATGAGCTGCATCCCCAACAAGGTCATGACTCAGACAGTTTTTTTTAAGGTTCACAGGGATGGTTTTGGGATAGAGAAGAAAGTTAGGGGTCAGTTAAGGTTTAGAGACAGGGATGTGGGAAGTTAGAGATCAGGCCAGAGTCTAGGCCCCTGCCCCACATTTGAAGAGCAACGTCATGACGTGTGATGAAGGACTCCtgtggtcaggtgtcaggtcatCATGTGCTGTGGACGATAACCAAATAGGAtgaagatctgttctgggacccttgggtttttgttgttttataaataacttagttgagaaagtggaagggtgagttagtaagtgactagtggtgatctTTGCTGGACACGACTAGTCACAAATCTTCAGGCAGAATACGCTCCTACTACCACCCATTGCCGTCTGTGGCATTGAaagtagtgtagaaggttggcaTAGGTTACAATGGAACATAGATTAGGATGCAGAGCtgaactgagaagtggcagatgaagttcaataaagtgtgaagtgatacaattTGGAAGATCAAATCTGAAGATTAAATCTTAGTCATGTGGAGAAacagtccaagtccatagatccttcaaagttgtcatacaagttgataggatggttaagaataTGCATGACATGTTCGCCTTCATTAGTCTCATACGGAGTTCAAAAGattcaaggtaatgttgcagttaaacCATACTtgtaatattgtgttcagttctgtttgcctcattgtaggaagcACGTGAAATTTTAGAATagctgtagaggagatttacgaagatgctgactggattagagaacatgtcttatgaggaaaagtcGAGTGAGCTGGAGCTTTCACTTTGGAGCCAAGGAAGATGAGGCAACTTCTTGTTTGAAGAATACAAgtttgagaagcatagatagaatcTCTATCCATGTCAGACAGCTCCTTTCTCCCCTAGAGCAGCAATGGCCAAATCCAGAGGACCTTAAAAATCCATTTAAGGATGAGTGGAGGAAAGTCTAAGGGAGATGTCAGATGTAGAATTATTTATATACATAAATTTACATAATAGTCTAACCCATGATGGGAAAAAAGTCATTACAATGTACTGTTCAAAATAATAATTTTACCTTGGAAGCAGTGAACACAGAACTGACTATGTTCTGGCAGGCATCCACTACACCATCACCATTGAATTCTAATGCCACCACAGGGCCTGCACAAAAACGAATATAAAAGTTTAATTGCTGAAAATATAAAATATCGATACAACTATCCCATGGGTACTAAACATTGTCAGTAATTAAATGATTACAAATCAGGTTTTACTTTCAGATTAAAACATTTAAAAGTTCCTCAGATTTTATCATTAAAGTGATGTCAATCTGCAAAGATTGCTGTCATTACACTGAAAATGAAAGTAATGAAAAACCAAATAGTGAATTCATTTACAGACACCAGGAAAGAAATACAAACAGATAATTCACTTGGATCCTACAGCATTAGACTGAAGAATATTTCTAATAGGAATAGTCTGGGTAATACTGCTGCTAATCCAAGAAAAAGGGCAGTTGGATTAACTTGCTTCAGAATTTTCCAAGGACACAGAACAGGTGGTCATGACATGAAATAATGAAATATGTAACAggttaaatgcattaaaaaaagTACATAATTAAATGGGCTCAGACGGAGCATAAAAATCCCCAAGCTGATATACTGCATCCAAACATTTTGAAGGAATTACAGAAAAGGTACAAGGATTTTGATAAACATTATTAATTCAAATGAGTGTAGTCAGAGATTAGTGGCTTGCTAACAATACATTTTTAAAAGAAAGGATCCAGAGAATCTACAAGAACCTCTGGTAATCCCTCAACATCCAATATGAAAAGTAATGGGATATGTCAGAAGACAAATATGAAGatgtagaccataagaccatagagcAGAATATTGTAGATAAGTGTAATAATGAATAGTCAGCCTATTAATGTAATTCATTTAGATTTGTAAAAGGTCACTTTTAAAGTAACACCACATTAGACTAGATGAAAAGGTGTTCAATGTCAACAGCAGAATGTGTTACTATTTTTGACAAGGAGTACGTTTCTATACTATGTAATTCAATTTAGAGGAATTCCTCATTAATCACTTGCAATAAGAACATTGACTTCACATCACTGATTTAAAATTTCTGAATGAGTTAAAACTGCCTCAAAATTCAGTgctcattttattttttttgaaTTCTCAATTACATTCTTATAATTCTTACATTCTTacaatttgttttcatttcagagtGAGGAAAATAGCTTTAAAAAATCTGCATTTTATAAATACATGAAAACAATGTAGTTATGTAGCAGTTTTCTCCACTACAATTACATTGACCATTTTTACTCAAAAGAAAGTCAACTAATGTCTCACTTTCCATCTTTTCTTTGGCAATCTTAGCTAAAGTGAGCAGTTTGCCAATTATCTAATTAAatgtgttggcatgtggccaagtggttaaggcatttgtctcgtgatctgaaggttgctagtttgagcattggctgaggctgcatgtgtgtccctgtgcaaggtacttaaccacacattgctctgcaatgataCCAGTGCCAAGctatatgggtcctaatgccctccccttggacaacattggtggcgtggagaggcgagacttgcagcttgggcaactgccggtcttccataaaaagaaAACCTCTtgcatggtctatcgagactaacggaggcctacacactacACATCTAAAATTGATTGTGATGATGGCCAATTCCATCATCAAGGCAGCCTTCTTTGAACCCCTGAAGAGTGAAGAAATATGAcagaccaaagacaacttggcacTGTACCATAGAGGCAGattggggcacaatagagaagatggccatagacagagagatggaggacctttattgctgccccaATTAAGTAGTTAATCATTTGAACACAATAACAAGTCTTGCACTGCTTTAGTCAGATTTTAAATAATCTTCCATCCACAAGTTAACTCTGCAATCCAAAATGGTCCTCATTTCCATTTTCTTGCTTGAGCAAAACTGCTGCTTAGCTTCAGGCGCAATCATCTATAAATACCATTTTTCAATGGAACACTGTCCCTTTCAAAATGAATACTTAGTTGGTCATAATGATGTTCTAAGATTTTTACTGATCGTGCATGCTGATTCAGCAGCTTTGTAAAGCAATTGCAATAGAAGGTTGAAATATTGTGTTGATTGTTATAAAAGGTTGATGTATAGAAGGTAGACCATTGGTTTGTGGTTTAGTGGTGTGGAGCACAACAATGATGGCTGCAGAGTGCTAAATGGCATGCAAATTCAGAAATACAATCACAATAAATTTTGATTAAGATTATGATTGGGAAGAATAACTTTACCTTGCTGAAGTAATGGAATAAAATCTGCTGCTTTCTCTTTGAATACTCTGTTGGCATCTTCTGGTCTCATTGAAATTTCTTTTGTTTGAACAAGGGCAAAATCTTTTGTAGCCATCttttgaaaagaaaaacaaagcaaAGCTAATTTTACTGCCAAAATTATTTAATAGCAAAATTGGAAACATTTTATTCATATCTAGCAGAAAATGCAAATTTTTAAAGAATGAGTTAAACCTGCAGCAGTAGATTAGATTTAGAAGATCTTTTTcacatatcaaaacatacagtgaaaagtggtgtttgcatcaaatcagcagGCATTGTGCTGAGTAGCCTGAAAGTGTCGCCAAGCTTCTGGCAcaaacgtagcatgcccacaactctccATCCCTAATTGTATCCTgtgtgtccggagaaagggtggggggggggggggggaaagcacccagaggaaactgctgtagtcatggggagaatgcaggaactccttacagacagcaacaagaATTGAAACATGATCTTACAAATTGTTCTGCAAGGACTTGCACTAACCACCACACTATCCTGCTGCCCAGTATTCTGACTAAGGCAATTATTACTTCCAAcacaaaaatatttatttttaagataaagaaaaatactgaTATTTAGATGAATTACTGTTCTTCTGGAACCTTAGTTATTTATTaaaatctggaatgcactgcccaaaAATTATCTTTGTAGTAATAATAAGAGGATATTTGAACAGACAATGGAAGCTGAGAAGTCTCCATCATAGAGATGAGGTAGGGAAACAGAACTAATTGGTAGTTACTTCAAACATGCAACACAAATGGAATTTACTGTGCAGTATAATTCTAAGATGTCTACAATGCTTAAAGGCATGTTAGCAGTCTTCAGCTTAATTCGACCCATTTGCTATTACTTTTCCTAAAAAGACTGGATGCAGCATCCTTTTATGCCAATCAGTACTAGATCAGAATCTGTTACTGAAGACAATACTAGAGATGTTGGATTCACAGGAACTCAATTTAATGACCTTTGCCATCAACACATAAGCTGACCTCAAATTCACCCAGACATTTTCTGACTCTCTTCCTTTTTTTGATCTGTGTATCCATATCAGAAGACAATCCACTGATTTCCATTATAAAGCCACAGACTCCCACATGTACTGTGAAACATTATTACAAGTAGAGCACTGAATTAGATTGCATCAGGAAGGAAGACTCCACATTCGTCACAATGAGATGACAGGATTTCATAAAAATACTGGTTTAATTACCTACCTGCTTATACATTTGTCACCATCTCTGCAGGAAGCTCATTAATAACAAATATTATCACAAAAATTCTGCAATGGCAAATCTACAGATTTTTTACTCTTCTGAAAGTCACATTACTATATAATATTAGTGAAAATTGCTTAAATTAGCCATTTAAAATGGAGCATGACTTTTGCCAGTTATCTGAGATTTCCAGAATTAAAATGTAATCTCATTTACTCAGTGTTACAATAGTAAAGTTTAATATTTTAGTTCTCATTTTTTATTGCTAGAAAGTTTATACTTGATAAAGTTTACCATATGTAGTATTTCCTTCCCAATGCCATTCACTGGACTATGAACATTAGACCAATTAATACCCTGAGTTTTACATGTTTTACCTTCTCAGATCTATGGTAGCTCTCAATATGAATAAGTATTCTGCTCAATGTACCATTTAATTCTTTTCTTAAAGATTCCATTAATGACTTGCTTTCAATAATTGACAGtcaaatatatacacacacacatacaatttttttttattcctttatGCAAGCCAGTATGTATTTTTGCAAATGAGCCAAGTTCAGGTTACTCTCAGATCACTTCAATTTTGTCCTATAACTTACTCTGTAGAAGGACACGGAAATATTTCATTCACTTCTTAGGTAGGGCTACAATTCAATTTTAAAATAAACAAGAACACTGAACACAAACACAATATTTTCTCACCTCATCAATTAATTTCCTGGCATTGGCTGTGGTGTAGTCTCCAGCAAAAAACACAACCAAGCATGATTCTTCACTGCTCTTTTGCCTCTGGCCTCGTGTGACTGGAACAATGCTTCTGTTCAACTCAGTAGAGATCCGAACTGCTTTCAGCTCCTCTGAATCAGGAAGGGGAACATAATCATGTGGTACTGTATCTTCAGCTAACAATGTCCAGTTGTTCTCATCAGAAGCTGGGGTGAAGTCATGGATATTGCTCCAGTTGTTATTGAAGATGCTCAAGCCTGCGTCTTTGAATTGGTAACCCAGTTCAGGATAGTAATATTGAAAACAACCAAACTTCATGCCCGTAGATGATTCAATGATAGGCTGTGTTGCACAACAGAGGAAGACATCCATTTTTCTGCAATCCCGTGTACGAAATTGCTGACAAGCCACGACACATTTGCAGTCTACACATTTGCGGAAAAACACACTACCCTTAATAGGTCCCAGAAATATCCTGCAGTTGGTGCAGTCGTCAATGGTGATAGTGGCAGAGTGGTCAAATATATATATGTTGCAGTTTTCACATtcttcaatgacaaactgctcacCAGCAACTTTACCAGGCAACCGTCCCAGTGTCTGATCCTTTAAACCAACCAGCATATAATCCTTGACATCAATCTGTtggaacaaaacaacaaattttaaacagtttagaaaataatctgatcAAATATACACACTAGTCCAGGAAATGTTTGATCTTATAATGCAGCTTGATGTTTTttgtaaatataaaaaaaaccttgTGCTTCACCTTTGTTAAACAAAGGAAGGCTGCTAGTGAAGGAAAACATTTAGTCTGGACCTGTTGTCTGTCTGCATGATCTCAACCGTATCATGGAAAAGGGCAGCATAATTTATAGTTGTCATCATTACGTGCCATGTCGCATGACATGAATCATGGCTTCATGACCACTATTGTTCTTGacaattttttttcagaaatggttttccattaccttcttctggacagtttctttacaagataggtgaccccagccattatcaatactcagaGTTtctctgtctggtgtcagtggttgcataaccaggactcctGATATGCACCAGTTGATCACATGACTGCCCACCACCTGCTACCCtgtcttcacatgaccctgatgccacaccttgcccaagggtgacctgcaggctagtggagggaaggcgcactttacatctcctttggtagggacACATCTCCTTAAACAGACTATACCTCTGTCAAAAAAAAGGTGAAactactttcataaccttcctcttgactagggtttttttttctcttcggtcccttgctttcagctccttttttttctggtagaaggcattattatcctctgttgctgagtgtattcacagtctgggagcttggctgtcctgacatactctctatattgtgttgtggttggtctggagttgctgttgttttttcttgtgttgtggggcttggggaggacactaagcttacttgtctttaatttaggcgCTTTTTTtgtgctaaattctcttcctttgtaacatattgttattgtatgcttaattttgcactgttttaatgttcctcattgggatttggggtttttaatttgtaaaatgttttgaaaaactaataaaaaaaatttttaaaaaaaggtgaaAGTATTGtcaattacactcagtggccactttattagatacaggagtggaacccagtgtgatcCCTTGCTTGTAGCCCATGCTACAAGATTAGATGGgctatgtgttcagagatgctcttctgcacacaactgttgtaatgcatggttatttcagttactatCACCTCCCCATCAGTTTGAACCAGAGCACCTGGCACCTCCTTTCGTAAAGAcacctccaccctgccacccaatttATAATAGTAATGCATAAAATGAAATGGATCAGACTAAATACGATTAAAGTCCCCCTGATTTAGGCAAAAAAAACCTTAAATGTGGTTTTAAATCAAATTAAAATTACAGGGAATATTCTCAAATCAGAAGTGGCTACACTCAGCTGGTGAAAGAAAAACAACCAAGGGGAATGAAGAGTAGCTATCCGATGACCCAAATTCAATGCAGACTCACCATCTGCTCAGAGGAAATGAGAAGATTAGAGGAAAACAGATTAAAAAGGTGAAAACTGATCCGGAAGCTATTCAATTCAGATTAATAAACCAACAAATTAATCTCAGCCAGGCAGTAGTTACTAAGCACAAAAGGTAGGAGTGGAAGAGGCAAGGAATCCAGGTTAAGAAAGTCTTTGCAGTCCAGTGATATCATTGAATGTGTTGATGGTGGACATAGATAAGTTCATGCTGAAAACTTTATAAAGCAAACTTTAGGTGGAGAGAAAAGTCAACTTGTGGTTCAGTTAATCCAAAGGCTGCTTTTATTGAAATAGACTCATATACATCATTGTAATAATATTTTGCTTATATTATTAGGCAGTGCAATTAAACCAGCAAGTCGTGATTTTGGATCAATCTACCGAGTTCAGACTGTAAAAAAATAATTGCTATTTAAATATCAGCTTGGTCAGTTAAATCACAAGTGGATTTTCAAAAAAACTTGGCACAGAAATGATGTGTGCTTGCATCTATTCAGTAATAAGGAGAAGCTGTTCTCTTGGGGACATTGCCTGCTGAGATAGGTATCAAGCAGAAGCCACAATGGTCTTTCCAAGCAGCTGATAAAGATTCCACAGCAATGTTCAGAAAACATGCTTCTTGTTACCCAACATTTCAGAGGGAGATCATTTAGCCCATCATCAAGTCTCTTTACAGCAATTTAGTCAGTTCCAGTACTCTACTCTTTCCCCATTTTAACAAGATTAGCTCTGATACTCATCCCTTTTGAAAATCACAACTGAAAATATATTCaccacactgtcaacctgtgcataaCACTTCACAACTATCACAGCTATGCAAGAATTtctcgccgctgtctgtaaggagtttgttctttCTCGCCACGTCTACacaggtttcttcccacatcccaaggacACAAATGTTAGGagggtaattggtcacatgggtgtaattgggtagcgTGGGCCATTTGGGCAGGAAGGCCCCATTACTGTattataataaaaaaaattaaaatcctGCATGTTACCTGTGGCTCTTTTGCCAATCAAATCTGCCTTACATAGTCTTTGGTCCCTTGGCTTAAGCCCATCAGGATATAAAATTATCACTCTACTCCAGAAACAACCCTATTTCAGTCTAACCTTATTACAGAAATTCTTCATCACTGAAGTCTTTCTGGTAAATCTTATGCATCATCTCAGACATCAACATCCTTCTTCAGAGTGTAATGTGATGACCAAGTTTGTAAAACTATCATAGATGACCCCACAGATGCCacatgagacaacacttcacctgtgagtctgatggggtcatctactgtttcCAGTACTCCCAGTATGGCTTCTTGTAGATCAGCAAAACccagtgtagattgggagactgcttcactgagcacctacactcaaCCCCAGAAAAAGCaatctcccagtgaccatccatctcaattctacttcccaatcAACACGTCACTCTTGGCCTGCTCTATTGCcgcgatgaggccaaactcagattggatgagcaacacctttaattctgtctgggtagcccccaacctgatggcatgaacataaatttctttagcttctagtaatgccccccacccccttcactattcctatttccctctctcacattatctccttacctccccatcacctccctctggtgctcctcccccttccatttCCTCCAAggttttctgtcctctcctatcagattctccttctccagccctttacctctttcaccaattaacttcccagctcttttatttcagtaccagcctccctccctgctctgatcccatctctcatccatgccaggtctttaccattcccccTGACCTTCAACTCTGAGGCAGAGCACTCTGTTCTCAGTAAGGGTCTCAGCTTTGTTACCCTTCACCCACACCTCAGCCAGTTCCGCGTacaccatgacgctgaactcttcttccgctggCTCTGTCTCCGAGCTTATTTCTTTGgtaaggactctcctacccccaccgatgaccccttcttccgtcttcaaccttcctcctcttcatggacaccccactctggtcttctgcctgctctggatctctttattgctaattgacAACGGaacatcaaccgtcttgacttcaccacaccctgttccaattccaacctcactccttccgaacactctgctctctgctcccaccgcaccaatcccaacctcacaaTAAAACCcgctgacgggggggggggagctgttgttgtctggcgtactgacctctacctggccaaggcacagcaacaactctctgatgcctcctcttatttaccccttgatcatgaccccactaaggagcaccaggccattgtctcctataccatcaccaaccttatcagctctggggatctcccatccactgccactgacctcatagttcccacaccctgcacttcccgtttctacctcctacc from Hypanus sabinus isolate sHypSab1 chromosome 3, sHypSab1.hap1, whole genome shotgun sequence carries:
- the rp2 gene encoding protein XRP2 isoform X1 is translated as MGCLFSRKSKGKKQSKTAEGEEPPKQYSWDNRAKEIDVKDYMLVGLKDQTLGRLPGKVAGEQFVIEECENCNIYIFDHSATITIDDCTNCRIFLGPIKGSVFFRKCVDCKCVVACQQFRTRDCRKMDVFLCCATQPIIESSTGMKFGCFQYYYPELGYQFKDAGLSIFNNNWSNIHDFTPASDENNWTLLAEDTVPHDYVPLPDSEELKAVRISTELNRSIVPVTRGQRQKSSEESCLVVFFAGDYTTANARKLIDEMATKDFALVQTKEISMRPEDANRVFKEKAADFIPLLQQGPVVALEFNGDGVVDACQNIVSSVFTASKVFVSENKSSASQDVDNFYNYAEIQMGM
- the rp2 gene encoding protein XRP2 isoform X2 is translated as MLVGLKDQTLGRLPGKVAGEQFVIEECENCNIYIFDHSATITIDDCTNCRIFLGPIKGSVFFRKCVDCKCVVACQQFRTRDCRKMDVFLCCATQPIIESSTGMKFGCFQYYYPELGYQFKDAGLSIFNNNWSNIHDFTPASDENNWTLLAEDTVPHDYVPLPDSEELKAVRISTELNRSIVPVTRGQRQKSSEESCLVVFFAGDYTTANARKLIDEMATKDFALVQTKEISMRPEDANRVFKEKAADFIPLLQQGPVVALEFNGDGVVDACQNIVSSVFTASKVFVSENKSSASQDVDNFYNYAEIQMGM